The following proteins are co-located in the Tripterygium wilfordii isolate XIE 37 chromosome 2, ASM1340144v1, whole genome shotgun sequence genome:
- the LOC120009759 gene encoding uncharacterized protein LOC120009759 produces the protein MTSTPFVWALRLQDPPNKFSPRTFAIYHGKTDPVAHISAYTHKMTLWAGRDRLMCKMFPSSLGTTAVKWFHQLPENSVSSWRELARIFVARFIANSRDRATLDTLFALHLRRGESLRAYAARYSDTYADIEDCDERTAVATFRLGLPRDYKLRESLTMAPPKSMAALQDRIKQYVKLEEDKQGDRQFASQEGTKKENKKSQTNRIFDGQIRCQGIRPLETSPNGVSIIETKQGHLKEFIDKEKTAAEKKAEPQSKEREEPSHYVVNFIDAMVPDAQLGDARPREATAITFTKEDATRVIFPHNDALVISPQIGAATVKRMMVDQGSSVEIMYYSLFQKLGKTHADLIPVLTHLVGLNATPVWPLRKIRMPVTAGPRTVEVNFLVIDLPSTYNTIMGRTWLHLMEAVPSSYHQMLKFPFGDKEVEIRGDQAASKECLWQKQSKQEE, from the exons ATGACTTCCACACCCTTTGTATGGGCTCTGCGACTACAAGATCCACCAAATAAATTTTCACCCCGGACGTTTGCAATCTATCATGGAAAAACAGATCCTGTAGCACATATTTCAGCCTACACTCATAAGATGACTCTTTGGGCAGGTCGAGACAGACTCATGTGCAAAATGTTTCCGTCAAGCCTTGGGACAACAGCCGTGAAATGGTTCCACCAACTTCCAGAGAATTCAGTTTCGTCTTGGAGGGAGTTGGCCCGGATCTTCGTAGCAAGATTCATAGCAAATAGTCGAGATCGAGCAACATTGGATACGCTATTTGCTTTACATCTGAGGAGAGGAGAATCACTCCGGGCTTACGCTGCCAGGTATTCAGATACCTATGCAGATATAGAAGATTGTGATGAAAGGACCGCAGTAGCTACTTTTCGCCTTGGGCTCCCTCGTGATTATAAATTACGAGAGAGTTTGACGATGGCTCCACCCAAGAGTATGGCCGCGCTTCAGGACAGGATTAAGCAATACGTCAAACTGGAAGAAGACAAACAGGGGGATCGACAGTTTGCTTCTCAAGAAgggacaaaaaaggaaaataagaa ATCGCAGACAAACCGTATTTTCGACGGCCAAATAAGATGTCAGGGGATCCGTCCACTCGAAACCAGTCCAAATGGTGTTTCTATCATAGAGACAAAG CAGGGTCATCTTaaggaatttattgacaaagagAAAACCGCTGCCGAAAAGAAGGCAGAACCTCAGTCAAAGGAGCGGGAAGAACCTTCACACTACgtggttaattttattgatgcaatggTACCGGATGCACAACTTGGTGATGCG AGACCAAGGGAGGCAACTGCAATCACTTTCACCAAGGAAGATGCAACAAGAGTGATCTTTCCGCATAATGATGCTCTTGTGATCTCCCCGCAAATCGGAGCAGCAACAGTGAAGCGAATGATGGTAGACCAAGGAAGTTCCGTGGAGATCATGTATTATTCACTCTTCCAGAAGTTAGGGAAAACTCATGCAGATTTGATTCCTGTTCTGACACATCTAGTGGGCCTTAATGCAACCCCAGTTTGGCCGCTCAGAAAGATAAGAATGCCAGTCACGGCAGGTCCAAGAACAGTTGAGGTGAATTTCCTTGTTATAGATCTACCCTCAACGTATAATACAATCATGGGCAGGACTTGGCTTCACTTAATGGAGGCTGTTCCCTCATCTtatcatcagatgctcaaattcCCCTTTGGGGACAAAGAAGTGGAAATAAGAGGAGACCAAGCTGCCTCAAAAGAGTGTTTATGGCAAAAGCAAAGCAAGCAGGAAGAATaa